One genomic region from Gopherus flavomarginatus isolate rGopFla2 chromosome 20, rGopFla2.mat.asm, whole genome shotgun sequence encodes:
- the RABAC1 gene encoding prenylated Rab acceptor protein 1, which yields MAGKGGSDLPFPPPAEQEAAGPLGTKISIPALLPQGPAKKWLEERRAALRPWGTFADQRRFGKPRSFGELCQRLARNVEYFQSNYVCVFLGLILYCLITSPLLLVALAVFFGACYLIYLRTQQSRLMLFGRELGTAHQYGLAGGVSFPFFWLAGAGSAVFWVLGATLVVIGSHAAFHELESGEADELQMEPV from the exons ATGGCCGGGAAAGGCGGCTCGGatcttcccttccccccgcccgcCGAGCAGGAGGCTGCGGGACCCCTCGGCACGAA GATCTccatcccagccctgctgccccagggccccGCCAAGAAGTGGCTGGAGGAGCGTCGGGCCGCCCTGCGCCCGTGGGGCACCTTTGCTGACCAGCGCCGGTTCGGGAAGCCCCGGAGCTTCGGGGAGCTGTGCCAGCGCCTGGCGCGCAACGTGGAGTATTTCCAGAGCAACTACGTCTGCGTCTTCCTGGGGCTCATCCTCTACTGCCT gatcacctcccccctgctcctagTGGCACTGGCCGTCTTCTTTGGGGCCTGTTATCTCATCTACCTGCGAACCCAGCAGTCCCGGCTCATGCTGTTCG GCCGGGAGCTCGGCACGGCTCACCAGTACGGACTGGCCGGGGGCgtctccttccccttcttctggctGGCAGGGGCCGGATCCGCCGTCTTCTGGGTGCTGG GTGCCACCCTGGTGGTGATCGGCTCCCACGCTGCCTTCCATGAGCTGGAGTCGGGGGAGGCTGACGAGCTGCAGATGGAGCCCGTgtga
- the ATP1A3 gene encoding sodium/potassium-transporting ATPase subunit alpha-3 isoform X4, with protein sequence MIQALGGFFAYFVILAENGFLPSGLVGIRLNWDDRTVNDLEDSYGQQWTYEQRKVVEFTCHTSFFVSIVVVQWADLIICKTRRNSVFQQGMKNKILIFGLFEETALAAFLSYCPGMDVALRMYPLKPSWWFCAFPYSFLIFVYDEIRKLILRRNPGGWVEKETYY encoded by the exons ATGATCCAGGCGTTGGGTGGGTTTTTCGCTTACTTTGTGATCCTGGCCGAGAACGGGTTCCTGCCCTCGGGACTGGTTGGGATCCGGCTGAACTGGGACGACCGGACTGTGAACGACCTGGAGGACAGTTACGGGCAGCAGTGG ACCTACGAGCAGCGCAAGGTGGTGGAGTTCACCTGCCACACGTCCTTCTTCGTCAGCATCGTGGTGGTGCAATGGGCTGATCTGATCATCTGCAAAACCCGGAGAAACTCCGTCTTCCAGCAGGGCATGAA gaacaAGATCCTGATTTTCGGGCTCTTTGAGGAGACAGCGCTGGCCGCCTTCCTGTCCTACTGCCCCGGCATGGATGTGGCACTGCGGATGTACCCCCTGAA gcCCAGCTGGTGGTTCTGTGCTTTCCCGTATAGCTTCCTCATCTTCGTGTACGACGAGATCCGGAAACTTATCCTGCGCCGGAACCCCGGAG GCTGGGTCGAGAAGGAAACGTACTACTGA